The following are from one region of the Populus trichocarpa isolate Nisqually-1 chromosome 8, P.trichocarpa_v4.1, whole genome shotgun sequence genome:
- the LOC7457873 gene encoding chlorophyll a-b binding protein 6, chloroplastic, translating into MAATNTLMSCGIATAFPSLLSSSKSKFASSIPLPSVNGTSRVTMSADWLPGQPRPPYLDGSAPGDFGFDPLRLGEVPENLERYKESELIHCRWAMLAVPGILIPEALGLGNWVKAQEWAAAPGGQATYLGQPVPWGTLPTVLAIEFVAIAFVEHQRSMEKDPEKKKYPGGAFDPLGFSKDPKKFEEYKVKEIKNGRLALLAFVGFCVQQSAYPGTGPLENLATHLADPWHNNIGDIIVPRTLSP; encoded by the exons ATGGCCGCCACCAATACATTGATGAGCTGTGGCATTGCCACTGCTTTCCCTTCACTCCTATCATCTTCAAAGTCCAAATTTGCCTCTTCAATTCCACTTCCTAGTGTCAATGGCACCTCTCGTGTCACCATGTCAGCTGACTGGCTGCCTGGCCAGCCTCGTCCACCTTACCTTGATGGCTCAGCCCCAGG TGACTTTGGGTTCGACCCACTTAGACTGGGTGAGGTCCCTGAGAATCTCGAGAGATACAAGGAGTCTGAGCTCATTCACTGCAGATGGGCTATGCTTGCTGTT CCTGGAATCCTAATACCAGAGGCCTTAGGTCTGGGCAACTGGGTGAAAGCTCAAGAGTGGGCTGCAGCCCCAGGTGGCCAAGCTACTTATTTGGGCCAGCCAGTTCCATGGGGGACCCTCCCTACCGTCTTGGCCATTGAATTCGTTGCCATCGCCTTTGTGGAGCACCAACGTAGCATGGAGAAAGACCCAGAGAAGAAGAAGTACCCTGGCGGTGCTTTTGATCCTCTGGGCTTCTCCAAGGACCCTAAGAAGTTCGAGGAATACAAagtcaaagaaattaaaaatg GCCGTCTAGCACTGTTGGCATTTGTTGGGTTCTGTGTGCAGCAGTCAGCTTACCCTGGCACTGGACCATTGGAGAACTTGGCAACTCACTTGGCTGACCCATGGCACAACAACATTGGGGACATTATCGTCCCTAGAACGCTTTCgccttga